The following are encoded together in the Arcticibacterium luteifluviistationis genome:
- a CDS encoding vanadium-dependent haloperoxidase, producing the protein MKRILLKKREAPLYLTLLVALTAMMSPLDASCSMVSEYVDESVNDNAINRSESDELSNKASLAWANFCLTLLRETPNGSPTYGSRFVGYVGLTMYESVAPGSNSYSSIAGQLNGLGELPKPKKKSKINWTLALNAGQARIVKHLYGFAFTNNIVRIDSLESKIRDEFVPVLSEKEVAISESFGREIADAIFEWSKTDGGHGSYMKGYDSTFAWADGPGLWNPPAKGQSPIPLPLHHNWGNNRTFALANQLMPIPEMIPYDYKVGSDYYNQMKAVYDTRLNLTQEEKEIANWWGDDPAETFSPPGHSYYFASIAVKETNADIFKAAQTYAAVGMSVADAFVNCFRTKYHYNAGRPFAFIYHNISTLWELYWPEPPFPAFYSGHAVQASSAATVLTSLYGEDFEFTDMSHVGRPDDTERLVEYKARHFKSFNEAAEESANSRLFGGIHTPQDNEVGLIEGKEIGKNINNLFL; encoded by the coding sequence TTGAAAAGAATCTTACTTAAAAAAAGGGAAGCCCCCTTGTACTTGACTTTGCTTGTTGCCCTTACGGCAATGATGTCACCATTGGACGCTTCTTGTTCAATGGTTTCTGAGTATGTAGATGAATCTGTCAATGATAATGCTATTAATAGAAGTGAGTCTGACGAATTAAGTAATAAGGCTAGTTTAGCTTGGGCTAACTTTTGTCTCACCTTATTGAGGGAAACACCTAATGGTAGCCCTACCTACGGCTCAAGATTTGTAGGTTATGTGGGTTTAACCATGTATGAGTCAGTGGCTCCTGGTAGCAACTCTTATTCTTCAATTGCGGGTCAATTAAATGGTTTGGGAGAACTTCCTAAGCCTAAAAAGAAATCTAAAATAAATTGGACTTTAGCTCTTAATGCTGGACAGGCTCGAATAGTGAAGCATCTTTATGGCTTCGCATTTACAAACAATATAGTTAGAATAGATTCACTGGAATCGAAAATTAGAGATGAGTTTGTCCCTGTTCTCAGTGAAAAGGAAGTAGCTATTTCCGAGTCTTTCGGAAGGGAAATTGCTGATGCGATTTTTGAGTGGTCAAAAACTGATGGTGGTCATGGGAGTTATATGAAAGGATATGATAGCACTTTTGCTTGGGCAGATGGGCCAGGACTTTGGAACCCACCAGCGAAAGGGCAATCACCTATACCATTGCCTCTTCATCATAATTGGGGAAACAATAGGACCTTCGCTTTGGCAAATCAGCTAATGCCAATTCCTGAAATGATACCTTATGATTATAAAGTAGGTTCCGATTATTATAATCAGATGAAGGCAGTTTATGATACAAGACTTAATTTGACTCAAGAAGAAAAAGAAATTGCGAATTGGTGGGGTGATGATCCTGCTGAGACTTTCTCTCCTCCTGGGCACTCTTATTATTTTGCGTCGATAGCCGTTAAAGAAACCAATGCGGATATTTTTAAGGCAGCCCAAACCTATGCGGCTGTTGGAATGTCTGTGGCAGATGCTTTTGTTAACTGCTTTAGGACAAAGTATCATTATAATGCAGGAAGACCATTTGCTTTTATTTATCATAATATTAGTACGCTTTGGGAGCTTTATTGGCCCGAGCCGCCTTTTCCAGCGTTTTATTCAGGTCATGCAGTTCAAGCCTCATCGGCTGCCACAGTTTTGACAAGTTTATATGGAGAGGACTTCGAATTTACAGATATGTCGCATGTCGGGAGACCTGATGATACAGAAAGACTTGTTGAATATAAGGCAAGACATTTCAAATCCTTTAATGAGGCTGCTGAAGAATCAGCAAATTCAAGATTGTTTGGTGGAATTCATACTCCACAGGATAATGAAGTCGGTTTGATAGAAGGAAAAGAAATAGGAAAAAATATTAATAATCTTTTTCTCTAA
- the argH gene encoding argininosuccinate lyase, with protein sequence MKLWSKSNGKKVQENIEQFTVGQDRELDIHLARFDVLGSMAHAIMLESIGLLENEELKSLLNECKAIISDIDSGIFKIEDDVEDVHSQVELILTKKLGDIGKKIHSGRSRNDQVLVDLKMYLRSKIEDICSQTNSLFQTLIEKSNLHKGDLLPGYTHLQIAMPSSFGLWFGAYAESLIDDMTILQAAYKVVNKNPLGSGAGYGSSFPLNRTLTTELLGFDDLNYNVVYAQMTRGKMEYAVSSALSNIANTISRLAMDVCLYNSQNFAFIKLPEEITTGSSIMPHKKNPDVAEILRGKANLLKNLPTQISGLLSNLPSGYHRELQLLKEILIPAFDTYSECLEITAFMIREMEVKKNILDDPKYDLLFSVENVNNLVLKGTPFRDAYKITGEGINEGNFIPDRSLNHTLEGSIGNLCNDTLVENMNKLIADFKFDKVENAFDKLLKY encoded by the coding sequence GTGAAACTTTGGAGTAAAAGCAATGGTAAGAAGGTTCAAGAGAATATTGAACAATTCACAGTAGGTCAAGATAGAGAATTAGATATCCACTTAGCTCGATTCGATGTACTTGGCTCTATGGCTCATGCCATTATGCTAGAAAGCATAGGGCTTTTAGAAAACGAGGAATTAAAATCACTCCTTAATGAATGTAAAGCTATAATTTCAGACATCGATAGCGGCATCTTTAAAATAGAAGATGATGTAGAAGACGTTCATAGTCAAGTTGAACTAATTTTAACTAAAAAGCTAGGAGACATTGGCAAGAAGATTCACAGTGGACGCTCTAGAAACGACCAAGTTTTGGTGGATTTAAAAATGTATCTAAGGAGTAAAATTGAAGACATTTGCTCTCAAACTAATTCACTTTTTCAAACGCTTATAGAAAAGAGTAATTTACACAAAGGTGACCTCTTACCAGGTTACACTCACCTTCAAATAGCCATGCCATCTTCTTTTGGCCTTTGGTTTGGAGCTTATGCGGAAAGTTTAATTGACGACATGACTATACTCCAAGCGGCTTATAAGGTTGTCAATAAAAACCCTTTAGGTAGCGGAGCTGGTTACGGCTCTTCATTCCCACTGAACAGAACACTTACTACAGAGCTATTAGGCTTTGACGACCTCAACTATAATGTAGTGTACGCTCAAATGACTCGTGGAAAAATGGAATATGCCGTTTCTTCTGCTCTGAGTAATATCGCCAACACTATCTCTAGATTAGCAATGGATGTCTGCCTATATAACAGCCAGAACTTTGCATTCATTAAATTGCCAGAGGAAATAACTACAGGAAGTAGTATTATGCCTCATAAAAAGAACCCGGATGTAGCTGAAATTTTAAGAGGGAAAGCCAACCTTCTAAAGAACCTACCCACTCAGATAAGTGGTTTATTATCCAACCTGCCAAGTGGTTACCATAGAGAACTTCAGCTACTTAAAGAAATTCTAATTCCTGCGTTTGACACGTATTCAGAATGCTTAGAAATTACAGCGTTTATGATAAGAGAAATGGAGGTGAAAAAGAACATTCTTGATGACCCTAAATACGATCTACTATTTAGTGTGGAGAACGTAAACAATCTAGTACTCAAGGGAACGCCATTTAGAGATGCTTACAAAATAACTGGAGAAGGTATTAATGAAGGAAACTTTATACCAGACCGAAGCCTGAATCATACCTTAGAAGGAAGTATTGGAAATCTTTGCAACGATACTTTAGTAGAAAACATGAATAAGCTTATTGCCGATTTCAAGTTTGACAAGGTGGAAAACGCATTTGATAAGCTACTCAAATACTAA
- a CDS encoding DNA gyrase inhibitor YacG → MKNPLFLIGAFLLTVAFSTKSNAQGTVPCVETINQFFHEEVVKAVSEGSAPVILNRLGTNPQFGRIRRHTSASAYAHLKAVKRRSKRNGAELDRLLRTLGYSGSEDPEFDKDDITPVIVPAGSVGWMGSGSKKYIKAQFGKDFEGYKIFVKEGPCFVYIMKTCGNIFYQDIPSCDQDIPCPECNNFSSWSANNTANPFCNCTPCPDCQDTVDQTINLSGAGEITSGDRVMETKEVELVASYGGQSLCLGKLTVPVSVSYEYTASGSTSASEVVRVDNQNGNALSAVNLKIPVNLDFDVEEGQTSFGDDGAIRMDVTKKRFAVLKKSYAMCATDMTSEGMEGLSATEIESTETVVTDAASDGVVGKKKQTIFFAGSDAISEVVSKEHNPTVTVIAHAKKTGKLGNGESADKYLCLGQYGVAGASALQYMLTGTSNLTHALEVCDGEGAEPAEKNIDLPIELDASFTKQEMKVGDDGKVYIEITEQQYKKMGKRFSKCCSNGDESCF, encoded by the coding sequence ATGAAGAATCCTTTATTTCTTATCGGTGCTTTTTTGCTCACAGTAGCATTTAGTACCAAATCAAATGCTCAAGGGACTGTTCCATGTGTCGAAACTATTAATCAGTTTTTTCATGAGGAAGTAGTTAAAGCTGTGTCAGAGGGATCTGCTCCTGTAATTCTTAATAGACTTGGGACTAATCCTCAGTTTGGAAGAATAAGAAGACACACTTCTGCTTCGGCTTATGCTCATCTTAAAGCTGTCAAAAGGAGAAGCAAAAGAAATGGTGCAGAACTTGATAGACTTTTGAGAACATTAGGTTATTCAGGCTCTGAAGATCCTGAATTTGACAAAGACGATATTACGCCAGTAATTGTACCTGCAGGTTCAGTAGGTTGGATGGGCTCTGGAAGTAAAAAGTATATTAAGGCTCAGTTTGGGAAAGATTTTGAAGGGTATAAGATTTTCGTAAAAGAAGGTCCTTGCTTTGTTTATATAATGAAGACATGTGGTAATATCTTCTATCAAGACATTCCTTCATGTGACCAAGATATTCCTTGTCCAGAGTGTAACAACTTCTCTTCTTGGAGTGCAAATAATACAGCTAATCCATTTTGTAACTGTACGCCATGTCCAGATTGCCAAGATACAGTTGATCAAACAATCAACTTGTCAGGTGCTGGTGAAATAACCAGTGGAGACCGAGTAATGGAAACTAAAGAAGTAGAGTTAGTCGCTTCTTATGGTGGTCAAAGCCTTTGCTTAGGTAAATTGACAGTTCCTGTAAGCGTTTCGTATGAATATACAGCTTCAGGTTCTACTAGTGCTTCAGAAGTAGTGAGAGTAGATAATCAAAATGGAAATGCACTTTCTGCAGTAAACTTAAAGATTCCTGTAAACTTAGACTTTGATGTAGAAGAAGGTCAAACTAGTTTTGGAGATGATGGTGCTATTAGAATGGATGTGACCAAAAAGAGATTTGCTGTTTTGAAAAAGTCGTATGCAATGTGTGCTACAGACATGACAAGCGAAGGAATGGAAGGTTTGTCTGCTACAGAAATTGAGTCTACGGAAACGGTAGTTACAGATGCAGCTTCTGACGGAGTTGTAGGTAAAAAGAAACAAACTATCTTCTTTGCTGGTAGTGATGCTATTAGTGAGGTGGTAAGTAAAGAGCATAATCCTACTGTTACGGTGATTGCTCATGCTAAGAAGACGGGTAAATTAGGAAATGGTGAGTCTGCTGATAAATATCTTTGTTTAGGTCAGTACGGTGTTGCTGGAGCTTCTGCTCTTCAATATATGTTAACAGGAACTAGTAACCTGACGCATGCTTTAGAGGTATGTGATGGCGAAGGTGCTGAGCCAGCTGAAAAGAACATTGATTTACCGATAGAGCTTGATGCTAGCTTTACTAAGCAAGAAATGAAAGTAGGTGATGACGGAAAAGTTTACATCGAAATCACTGAGCAGCAATACAAGAAAATGGGTAAGAGATTTTCGAAATGTTGTTCAAATGGAGATGAGTCTTGTTTCTAA
- a CDS encoding PfkB family carbohydrate kinase: MSLLTVGSVAFDKIETPFGKTDKIIGGAATYISLTASYFTKKNNLVGIVGADFPAEMIEIFRNHGVNTDGLEIDQNGKTFFWSGKYHNDMNSRDTLDTQLNVLDGYEPKLPEQYQDSEFLMLGNMVPAVQHATLNKFNKRPKFVMLDTMNLWMDIAMDDLKAVVSEIDCLTINDSEARQLSGDYSLRKAAKTIMAMGPKTLVIKKGEHGALLFQGDKIFFCPALPLEDVFDPTGAGDCFAGGFIGHLAKTDDLSFSNLKRAMIYGSAMASFCVEKFGTERMLNLSEKEISDRVMEFVQLASFEIS, from the coding sequence ATGAGTTTATTAACTGTAGGTTCTGTAGCATTTGACAAAATAGAGACCCCTTTTGGCAAAACAGATAAAATTATTGGTGGAGCTGCCACTTACATCTCTCTAACTGCTTCTTACTTTACTAAGAAGAATAATTTAGTGGGAATAGTTGGGGCAGACTTTCCTGCCGAAATGATTGAAATATTTCGTAATCATGGGGTAAATACCGATGGCTTAGAAATTGACCAGAATGGTAAAACTTTTTTCTGGTCTGGAAAATACCATAACGACATGAACAGCCGTGACACGCTAGACACGCAGCTTAACGTGCTTGATGGTTATGAACCTAAACTTCCAGAGCAGTACCAAGACTCAGAATTCTTGATGCTAGGAAACATGGTACCCGCTGTACAACATGCTACTTTAAACAAATTCAATAAGCGTCCGAAGTTTGTCATGTTAGATACCATGAACTTATGGATGGACATTGCGATGGATGATTTAAAAGCAGTGGTTTCTGAAATAGACTGCTTAACTATAAATGACTCTGAAGCTAGACAATTATCTGGAGATTATTCTTTAAGAAAAGCCGCTAAGACTATAATGGCTATGGGTCCTAAAACTTTGGTCATTAAAAAGGGGGAGCATGGAGCTTTATTATTTCAAGGAGATAAGATTTTCTTTTGCCCTGCATTACCACTAGAAGACGTTTTTGACCCAACGGGTGCTGGTGATTGTTTTGCCGGAGGCTTTATTGGTCATTTAGCTAAAACGGATGACTTGTCTTTCAGTAATCTTAAAAGAGCTATGATTTATGGCTCAGCCATGGCATCTTTCTGTGTAGAAAAATTTGGCACGGAGAGAATGCTAAACCTAAGCGAGAAAGAAATTAGTGATAGAGTAATGGAATTTGTGCAATTAGCCAGTTTCGAGATTAGCTAA
- a CDS encoding putative LPS assembly protein LptD translates to MSTLSYAQVDSLAISQDTTSIRKSIIADSLVSAENNLETTVVYSAEDSTIMDVDGETIYLYGNGSVDYGDISLKADFIQISWGKSEVFAHGMPDSTKLVGEKVKGKPIFTQGADSYNTDTIRYNFTSRKAIIKGIVTQEGEGIIQGEKVKKDPKDNLYLVNAKYSTCDLAEPHFHIAAKKIKLVNKRSIISGPFNLVLAGIPLPIGFPFGFFPVPKKKEIGTSGFIMGSYGEEPNSRGYYFRDFGYYHAFNEYIGAKVLAQIYSKGSFGLGVQSQYTKKYKYSGNVNVQFTINKPTDELSLSETSRDFNVSWSHSPQNKRPDRSFSASVNLVSNGFSQNNVRLDAVDQYTSNTFGSSIQYSKDFGKLIRTSAALRINQNVSTKVLNGSSTYSLAVSQFNPFVPEKKQIGKWYESFRVGVSVNGGYTVSNQSSSRSTSYNEYNIAGVSNEPITTEEERRKLELEQLLSLTGLTDEERLVYQEELEALDNPVIEGLSNILNNGVFNTSYNVPISLPNIKIAKYINLTPSISYKGDFFTKELDYQFVNPGIGPQVVSLNDGRTVTVQGIDGYDSLSYSYDDLQNLTVLTDANGGGVVVIDTLNKPSFGQSYSFGTSLNTRVYGTYRFNGNGRMQAIRHTVSPSMSVSYTPNTDGQYAYKTIIRQDSVGTITEKYLPRFVNSTASTGSASANLSFGISNQLEAKMRSKSDTAQNEFEKVSLLDNFSINSSYNLMADEDLGEFALSNINLSANSSLFKGLIRLNMGGTIDPYKYVTDDLISSNLAGTRIPTFKWVKDNENPGLDVGDYLSSYNMSVNTTLNPKTFNKDKKSGKETDENVDPARAAMEKFVKANPMAYVDFSVPWSLTVAYTLNYSKQGLADARVTQALSFRGDFSLTQKWKFTYSTGWDFVYKAVTLTNVGMMRELHCWDMSFNWTPISGNTSRASNYSFDLRVRSSLLSDLKISRRRQYYDRGGF, encoded by the coding sequence GTGTCTACTTTGTCCTATGCACAAGTAGACTCTTTAGCGATATCACAAGATACCACTTCTATTCGAAAAAGCATAATAGCGGATTCATTAGTTAGTGCCGAAAATAACTTAGAAACCACCGTTGTCTATTCTGCCGAAGACTCCACTATAATGGATGTGGATGGTGAAACCATCTATCTATATGGTAATGGTTCTGTAGATTATGGAGATATTTCTTTAAAAGCCGATTTTATACAAATTAGTTGGGGTAAAAGTGAGGTTTTTGCTCATGGAATGCCGGACTCCACAAAGCTGGTAGGTGAGAAGGTGAAAGGGAAGCCTATTTTTACCCAAGGAGCAGACTCTTATAATACGGATACCATTAGGTATAACTTTACTTCTAGAAAAGCGATTATAAAAGGAATTGTGACACAAGAAGGCGAAGGTATAATTCAGGGCGAAAAAGTAAAGAAAGACCCTAAGGATAACCTTTATTTGGTTAATGCCAAATACTCTACATGTGATCTGGCGGAGCCGCACTTTCATATTGCTGCCAAGAAGATTAAACTTGTTAATAAACGTTCTATAATTTCTGGGCCTTTTAATCTTGTATTGGCAGGTATTCCTTTACCCATTGGTTTTCCCTTTGGCTTCTTTCCTGTGCCAAAGAAAAAGGAAATTGGTACTTCAGGGTTTATAATGGGCTCTTATGGAGAAGAGCCAAATAGTAGAGGATATTACTTTAGAGATTTTGGTTATTACCACGCCTTTAATGAGTACATAGGAGCTAAAGTATTGGCTCAGATCTATTCAAAAGGGAGTTTTGGTCTTGGAGTTCAATCTCAATATACCAAAAAATACAAGTACTCAGGAAATGTGAATGTTCAGTTTACTATAAACAAACCGACTGACGAATTGTCTTTATCAGAGACATCAAGAGATTTTAATGTTTCTTGGTCGCATTCTCCTCAAAACAAAAGACCTGACAGGAGTTTTTCGGCGTCGGTTAATTTAGTGAGCAATGGCTTTAGCCAGAATAACGTAAGACTAGATGCGGTAGATCAATATACGAGTAATACGTTTGGCTCATCTATTCAATACTCCAAAGATTTTGGAAAATTGATTAGGACTAGTGCGGCCTTAAGAATTAATCAAAACGTATCTACCAAGGTGTTAAATGGAAGTTCAACATACAGTTTAGCAGTAAGTCAGTTCAATCCTTTTGTTCCAGAAAAAAAGCAAATAGGGAAATGGTATGAATCTTTCCGTGTAGGAGTTAGTGTAAATGGCGGATATACGGTTTCTAACCAAAGTAGTAGTCGTTCTACTAGTTATAATGAATACAATATTGCAGGCGTGTCTAATGAGCCTATCACCACCGAAGAGGAAAGAAGGAAGCTAGAGTTGGAACAACTTCTTTCACTAACAGGGCTAACAGATGAGGAAAGATTGGTCTATCAGGAAGAGTTAGAAGCCTTAGATAATCCAGTTATAGAAGGTCTTTCTAATATTTTGAATAATGGTGTCTTTAATACCTCTTATAATGTTCCCATCTCACTTCCTAATATTAAAATAGCGAAGTATATAAACTTGACGCCTAGTATATCTTATAAAGGAGACTTTTTTACTAAAGAGCTAGATTATCAGTTTGTAAATCCAGGAATTGGGCCGCAGGTTGTAAGTCTGAATGATGGAAGAACAGTTACTGTTCAAGGTATTGATGGTTATGATTCCTTATCATATAGCTATGATGACCTTCAAAATTTAACAGTGTTGACTGATGCTAACGGTGGAGGAGTGGTAGTTATTGATACGCTTAATAAGCCTTCTTTTGGTCAAAGCTATTCATTTGGAACAAGTCTGAATACCAGAGTTTACGGAACTTATAGGTTTAATGGAAATGGAAGGATGCAAGCCATCAGGCATACCGTATCTCCTTCCATGAGTGTGAGCTATACGCCAAATACCGATGGCCAGTATGCCTATAAAACTATTATTAGACAAGACAGTGTTGGTACAATTACCGAGAAGTATTTACCACGATTTGTGAATTCCACTGCTAGTACGGGCTCAGCATCTGCCAATTTAAGTTTTGGGATATCGAATCAATTAGAAGCCAAGATGCGTAGTAAGTCAGATACAGCTCAAAACGAATTTGAGAAGGTATCGCTGCTAGATAATTTCAGTATTAATAGTAGTTATAACCTTATGGCAGATGAGGACCTTGGAGAGTTTGCACTCTCTAATATTAACTTAAGTGCTAATAGCTCTCTTTTTAAAGGCTTAATAAGGTTAAATATGGGCGGTACCATAGACCCATATAAATACGTAACGGATGATTTGATTTCCAGTAATCTTGCTGGAACCAGAATTCCAACATTTAAGTGGGTAAAAGATAATGAGAACCCTGGACTTGATGTAGGGGATTATCTGAGCAGCTATAACATGTCGGTAAATACCACACTTAACCCTAAAACATTTAATAAAGACAAGAAAAGTGGGAAGGAAACTGACGAAAATGTTGATCCTGCTAGAGCGGCAATGGAGAAGTTTGTAAAGGCTAATCCTATGGCCTATGTTGACTTTTCTGTTCCATGGAGTTTAACTGTGGCTTATACGCTAAATTATTCTAAGCAAGGTTTAGCAGATGCTCGAGTTACACAAGCGTTGTCTTTTAGAGGAGATTTTAGCTTGACACAAAAATGGAAGTTTACTTACAGTACAGGTTGGGATTTTGTGTACAAAGCCGTTACACTTACCAATGTAGGAATGATGCGTGAACTACACTGCTGGGACATGAGCTTTAACTGGACGCCTATTTCGGGTAATACCAGCAGAGCCTCAAACTATAGTTTTGATTTGAGAGTTCGTTCTTCACTACTTTCAGATTTGAAAATTAGTAGAAGAAGGCAGTATTATGACCGAGGAGGTTTCTAG
- a CDS encoding N-acetylmuramoyl-L-alanine amidase family protein, producing the protein MLSNKTFIIGFLITSATFFSFCTLKHYPLNSVRKVVIDAGHGGKDPGTGNGKEKRYALDIALKLGEKIKNNLKDVEVIYTRDSDVFIPLNERAEIANKNKADLFISIHCNAFTSANASGTETYVMGLHKSEANLNLAKRENNVILMEDNYKKSYKGFNPNSPLAHIMLANYQSAFMNQSMDFASRVERQFIHHGNKSRGVKQAGFLVIWETTMPSVLIETGYLSNPTDARKLASESGRDNIAKAIYTAFNSYKSDVERNQ; encoded by the coding sequence ATGCTTTCCAATAAAACATTCATAATCGGCTTTTTAATTACATCAGCCACATTTTTCTCCTTTTGTACACTAAAACACTACCCTTTAAATTCAGTAAGAAAGGTAGTGATAGATGCTGGGCATGGGGGGAAAGACCCCGGTACCGGAAATGGAAAAGAAAAAAGATATGCTCTTGATATAGCACTCAAGCTCGGTGAAAAGATAAAAAATAATTTAAAAGATGTTGAAGTTATTTACACCAGAGACTCTGATGTGTTTATACCACTAAACGAGCGTGCCGAAATTGCTAACAAAAACAAGGCAGACCTTTTCATCTCTATACATTGCAATGCATTCACTTCTGCAAACGCCAGTGGCACTGAAACTTACGTCATGGGACTTCATAAATCAGAAGCCAATCTTAACTTGGCAAAGAGAGAAAACAATGTAATTCTGATGGAAGATAACTATAAGAAATCTTATAAAGGTTTTAATCCAAACTCTCCACTGGCACATATCATGTTGGCCAACTATCAAAGTGCTTTTATGAACCAAAGCATGGATTTTGCTTCTAGAGTAGAACGTCAATTTATTCATCATGGCAATAAAAGCCGTGGTGTTAAACAGGCTGGTTTTTTAGTTATTTGGGAAACCACCATGCCGAGCGTGTTGATAGAAACGGGTTACCTCTCTAACCCTACTGATGCCAGGAAATTAGCTTCGGAAAGTGGTAGAGATAATATTGCCAAAGCCATCTACACTGCTTTCAATTCGTACAAATCTGACGTAGAAAGAAACCAATAA
- a CDS encoding MlaD family protein: protein MKISKEAKVGLLGIVSLVILYLGFNYLKGMDVFSTENEYQVVFSDVQGLQTSNAVTFKGVNVGRVMAMKTDQNNDQINVTLSVRKHIKLTDQTVALLSDDGLIGGKLIKLQIEPGKSLPEGGLLKGKAELGLADEAISTITPALQNVDSLLINLNKVVKQFDQTGYALNSLLKSANKTTDGLNVVVAQNTNGLAKVISNAQTLTENLGVVTGNLDSQIAPIMKRTGEFTENLSTLELEKTVSNLNTAIAGLQAILTNVNEGQGTLGKLTSDESLYSNLDETASSLDALLSDLKENPRRYVHFSLFKGKDKEGKKKDKEE from the coding sequence ATGAAAATAAGTAAAGAGGCGAAGGTTGGTTTATTAGGTATCGTTTCGCTAGTTATCTTATATCTAGGTTTCAATTATCTTAAAGGCATGGATGTTTTCTCTACCGAAAATGAATACCAAGTGGTATTTAGTGACGTACAAGGACTTCAAACATCAAACGCCGTTACTTTTAAAGGAGTAAACGTAGGGAGGGTAATGGCCATGAAAACTGACCAAAACAACGATCAAATAAATGTAACCCTATCTGTTAGAAAGCATATAAAACTTACGGATCAAACTGTGGCACTTTTGTCTGACGACGGACTTATAGGTGGAAAACTAATTAAACTGCAAATAGAGCCAGGTAAAAGCTTACCTGAAGGCGGACTGCTAAAAGGGAAAGCAGAACTGGGTTTGGCAGATGAAGCTATATCTACCATTACTCCTGCTCTTCAGAATGTAGACTCTTTACTGATAAACCTTAATAAAGTGGTAAAGCAGTTTGACCAAACGGGTTATGCTTTAAATTCACTATTAAAGTCTGCAAATAAAACTACTGATGGCTTAAATGTAGTAGTAGCTCAAAATACTAACGGTTTGGCAAAGGTTATTTCAAATGCTCAAACACTTACTGAAAACCTTGGAGTAGTTACGGGAAACTTAGATTCTCAAATAGCTCCTATTATGAAGCGTACTGGCGAATTTACAGAAAACCTAAGCACGCTAGAGTTAGAAAAAACAGTTAGCAACCTTAATACTGCCATAGCTGGCTTGCAGGCCATTTTGACAAATGTAAATGAGGGTCAAGGAACTTTAGGGAAATTAACTTCTGACGAGTCGCTATATTCTAATTTAGATGAAACAGCTTCATCTTTAGACGCCCTACTTTCAGATTTGAAAGAAAACCCAAGACGTTATGTTCACTTTTCGCTTTTTAAAGGAAAAGATAAGGAAGGGAAAAAGAAAGATAAGGAGGAGTAG
- a CDS encoding PadR family transcriptional regulator, producing MYGYEITQKVKELTQNDIKITEGALYPILHKLEAEDILTPEIEKVDGRIRKYYKITPKGNAEAIDRIAELRAFADNLNLILNPKISLG from the coding sequence ATGTATGGATATGAGATTACCCAAAAGGTAAAAGAACTCACCCAAAACGACATTAAGATTACAGAAGGGGCACTTTACCCTATACTTCATAAACTTGAGGCGGAAGATATTCTTACGCCTGAAATAGAAAAGGTAGACGGCCGAATTCGGAAGTATTATAAGATTACACCAAAAGGAAACGCAGAAGCCATTGACCGTATAGCGGAACTAAGAGCCTTTGCCGATAATTTGAATTTGATACTTAATCCTAAAATTAGTTTGGGATGA